The nucleotide window ACTCAATGCTGGTGCGAATAGAGCACAACATTTTTAATATTAAAAAATAATCCGCTTGAAAACAGATCTGTTCATAAAAAATATGGTTTGTCCGCGCTGTCTCAAAGTGGTTAGATCGGTGCTGGAAGGGGCTGGACTTACTGTTGCAGATATACAATTAGGTAAAGCTACGGTGGAAGAAAAGCTTACTGAGCAACAGTTGCAGGGAATTTCATCAGCTTTGCAGGCGGAAGGCTTTCTGTTGATTGACGATAAAAAACAACAGCTGGTAGCCGCCATCAAAAATATTGTTGTAGAAACCGTGCATTATTCTGAGCTGGATGAAATGAGAGAAAATTTCTCCACACTGTTGGCAGGCAAATTGCAAAAGGATTACCATTATCTCAGCAGCCTCTTCTCTGAAATGGAAGGAGTAACCATCGAGCAGTATATCATCCAGCAGAAAATTGAACGGGTGAAAGAACTCCTGGAATACAATGAACTGAGTTTGAGTGAAATCAGCTACAAGATGGGCTACAGCAGTGTAGCACATCTGTCGGCACAATTCAAAAAAGTGACCGGCCTCACTCCAAGCCAGTACAAGCAGTTGAAAACGCCCAATCGTATTCCACTGGACAAATTATAATGTTGGAAGTTAGTTGTTTTAGTTTTAGTTGAAAGAGAGGCTACCGAACACCGTAGCCTCTTCTTTAAAAATCAGCAGAGATGAAAAAGACATTATTAGTCATTTGGAAATTCATCCAATCATTATTTACTAAAAAAGAATGCTGCCGCTAAGGTGTCCCAGGGCTGAAGCCCTGGGCTATATTGGTTTAGCTTAAAGACGGTGGTTTAAAATAATTTAGCCTGGGGCCTTAGTCCCGGGTTATTTTTTTTATATATAAATAACCATTTGTGTTTTTATAATTTAGCCCTGAGTTTTAGTATTTCCAATTGTAAATACCCCCGTATATTATCTAGTTTAGCCCAGGACTTTAGTCCTGGGAATTTTATTTTTGGCATAGAAATTATATATCTTTAGCCATTGATTTATTCAAATGAAGTACAAGATTATTTTAAGTTTGTTATGCGGCTCTGGAGTGTTATTGTTAGCCTGTGGACACCAAAAGAAACGCGTAGTTCCCCAAAAGAAACAGATTGTCGCCAACATCAGGCAGCTCGATGAAGTGATCAGGGAAAGTATCACCGAGCGATTGAATGCTATTCAGGACAATGATGGTTTGATGGAAGACAGTCTTCCTGCATTTCGCACTGCTGCCATCCAGGATTTTTACAAGGAAAAAGACAATGCCGGCCGCTGGTCGCATGATGGGGTGGCTAATCCGATTGCAGCCACTATGCTGGCCGCTATCCGTCAGGCTGATGAGGTGGGGTTGTTACCTGCCCATTATCATGAACCGGCATTGAATGCTGCCTTTGAGCAGTTCTCTAAAGATCCTGCCGCCAAAAAAGATGCAGCCTTATGGGCCAAGGTAGACGTGATGCTCTCAGATGCTTTTATGAGAATGGCTTCTGACCTGCGTTTTGGAGCGGCTCCC belongs to Chitinophaga sp. HK235 and includes:
- a CDS encoding AraC family transcriptional regulator → MKTDLFIKNMVCPRCLKVVRSVLEGAGLTVADIQLGKATVEEKLTEQQLQGISSALQAEGFLLIDDKKQQLVAAIKNIVVETVHYSELDEMRENFSTLLAGKLQKDYHYLSSLFSEMEGVTIEQYIIQQKIERVKELLEYNELSLSEISYKMGYSSVAHLSAQFKKVTGLTPSQYKQLKTPNRIPLDKL